Sequence from the Curtobacterium sp. MCLR17_007 genome:
AATCGCTCCCCCGACCGGTACGCGACGCGCTGTCCGGAGCCGGTGTCGAGCGCCATGACGCCCAGGCGCGCGTCGTGCTGCCGCTCGAGCTGTCGGAACGCGGCGTCGACCGATCGCTGCGACGTGCCCGTGTCCGTCGTCGCTGCCGCCGCCGCTGCCCCCGTCGACGTCGCGGTCGAGGCAGCCGGCGTGGCGCCTCCGCTGCAGCCGGCCGCCGCCAGCACGACCGCCAGGCCGATCGCCGACGAGGAGACGATCGTCGTTGCACGCATGCCGCCAGTATCCGACACCGACCTGCGTCACGGTCGAAGACTGTCGCGCAGGCGTGCGCAGGCCGAGCGGAAGGCATCGCCGAGCGTCGCATCGTCTGCCGACACCCAGATCTCGAGGGACACCCGCAGCGCCAGGAGCGTGATCGGCACCACGAACGGATCCGGACACCGCCAGACGCTCCGGAGGTCGACCATCTGCTCCGCGTCCCGCGCTGCCATCGCAGCCGACAGCGCCGGATCGGAGACCACGAGGCCCCAGACCCTCCGGAGCCGCTCGCGCTCTCCGGTCGGGTCCGCCTCCATCCGGCCGAGGCACTGGAGGACCCGCTCCGTGACGGCCTCGAAGTCGACGGGGTCGCGAACGAGCGCGCCGACGAACCGGTGGACGTGGTGCACGCCGAACCGG
This genomic interval carries:
- a CDS encoding TetR family transcriptional regulator, translated to MTKARHQQRPPTPRIPMEFDPGVRVRHRLAMQRAIETAAVALVAQRGFDAVTAQDIAAEAEMTQRTFFRYCPAKVDAFRFGVHHVHRFVGALVRDPVDFEAVTERVLQCLGRMEADPTGERERLRRVWGLVVSDPALSAAMAARDAEQMVDLRSVWRCPDPFVVPITLLALRVSLEIWVSADDATLGDAFRSACARLRDSLRP